A genomic region of Vitis vinifera cultivar Pinot Noir 40024 chromosome 7, ASM3070453v1 contains the following coding sequences:
- the LOC100247719 gene encoding uncharacterized protein At4g13200, chloroplastic isoform X2 yields the protein MSGVSASPPPTFFSLEGRPKTRSFCCHQPLSHRKLRFNSLGIGCRGGGLQRDRVVQCNSSTNPPPPGSGDSDSRSILDAFFLGKALAEALNERIESTVGEFLSVVGRLQAEQQKQVQDFQDEVLERAKRAKEKAAREALEAQGLIPKSTTAATDSVTSTASTTSAETPANSPLLSNPNSPRPPNEDPVLGVPNEE from the exons ATGAGTGGGGTTTCAGCTTCCCCACCACCCACCTTCTTTTCTCTTGAAGGGAGGCCCAAGACTAGGTCTTTTTGTTGCCATCAACCCCTCTCACATCGCAAACTCAGATTTAACAGCCTTGGAATTGGGTGTAGGGGAGGCGGGTTGCAGAGGGATAGAGTAGTACAGTGCAACAGCAGCACTAATCCACCCCCACCTGGTTCGG GTGACAGTGACAGCAGAAGCATTCTGGATGCCTTCTTCTTGGGAAAGGCTTTGGCGGAAGCACTGAATGAACGTATCGAATCCACAGTTGGGGAATTTCTGAGTGTAGTTGGTAGGTTGCAAGCTGAGCAACAAAAGCAAGTACAAGACTTCCAG GACGAGGTGTTGGAAAGGGCCAAGAGAGCCAAAGAGAAAGCAGCCCGTGAGGCGCTGGAAGCACAAGGACTCATTCCCAAGTCTACCACAGCAGCTACTGACAGTGTTACTTCAACAGCTTCAACGACCAGTGCGGAAACCCCTGCAAATTCACCCTTGCTGTCTAACCCAAATAGCCCTCGTCCCCCTAACGAGGACCCTGTTTTAGGCGTGCCAAATGAGGAGTGA
- the LOC100247719 gene encoding uncharacterized protein At4g13200, chloroplastic isoform X1 has product MSGVSASPPPTFFSLEGRPKTRSFCCHQPLSHRKLRFNSLGIGCRGGGLQRDRVVQCNSSTNPPPPGSGDSDSRSILDAFFLGKALAEALNERIESTVGEFLSVVGRLQAEQQKQVQDFQIQYLMNQIIPRTRCWKGPREPKRKQPVRRWKHKDSFPSLPQQLLTVLLQQLQRPVRKPLQIHPCCLTQIALVPLTRTLF; this is encoded by the exons ATGAGTGGGGTTTCAGCTTCCCCACCACCCACCTTCTTTTCTCTTGAAGGGAGGCCCAAGACTAGGTCTTTTTGTTGCCATCAACCCCTCTCACATCGCAAACTCAGATTTAACAGCCTTGGAATTGGGTGTAGGGGAGGCGGGTTGCAGAGGGATAGAGTAGTACAGTGCAACAGCAGCACTAATCCACCCCCACCTGGTTCGG GTGACAGTGACAGCAGAAGCATTCTGGATGCCTTCTTCTTGGGAAAGGCTTTGGCGGAAGCACTGAATGAACGTATCGAATCCACAGTTGGGGAATTTCTGAGTGTAGTTGGTAGGTTGCAAGCTGAGCAACAAAAGCAAGTACAAGACTTCCAG ATACAATACCTTATGAATCAAATTATACCCAGGACGAGGTGTTGGAAAGGGCCAAGAGAGCCAAAGAGAAAGCAGCCCGTGAGGCGCTGGAAGCACAAGGACTCATTCCCAAGTCTACCACAGCAGCTACTGACAGTGTTACTTCAACAGCTTCAACGACCAGTGCGGAAACCCCTGCAAATTCACCCTTGCTGTCTAACCCAAATAGCCCTCGTCCCCCTAACGAGGACCCTGTTTTAG